AGGGAGGACAGTCCCTTCAGTGCCCCTTAGCCATTATAGCCAAATGGGACCATTGCGGTGTGAGGTTAGAGTGTCTGatgagggtctgggagacccaggttcaaatctccactctgcctggAAGCATGCTGGATGACCACActcaatcacacactctcaacctaacctacctctcagggttgttgttgaggataaaatggaggtgaggagaacgaggtaagccgctttgggtctccgtcggggagaaaggcaggctgcaaatgaagtaaataaataaataaataaaaccaaacatCCAAGGTCAGAGGCAGCACACTTCCGAATGCCAGGTGCTCAGAGGGTGATTgacaggggaggggggttgcttcTGTACCCAGCTTGCGGGCTTGCCGCCGGCTGTCCTCTCTTGGAAACAGGATGGCCCTTTGGTCTGACGCAGCAAGACTCCTCTGAGGCCCTTGTGTGTTTCCACTCTCTGCAGCCCTGTTACTGGAAGGTGAAAGACTGGCTGGGACAGAACATCTCTGCGATGGGCATCTTTGCTGCCTGCATCATTGTGGTCCAGgtgagagaaagaggaggagcaaCTCCAATGGGTTGAGTGGCCCGAAGCAAGTCCCCGTTGCAACGCATCCACTGCCCACCGTTAACAGGGGAGCAGGGAACGCAAGCTTCCTGGGGGAAGACAGCAGAATGGAATCCGGCTCTAGACAGGGCCGCGTGGAGTGAGAAAAGCTGCCTCGGCGTTCTGAATCGCTCGGTGCAAACTCAGCAAAGCTTGCACAGGCCTGCTTATCTTTGCATAATCCATTCCGCTTCTAGTCGGAGGAGAcaaagatcggggggggggggattagttaTAAGACAGAAAGGTGCTCTGCAAATGTGAACATGCCATTAGAACGGAGGGCCCTGGCACCCTGCCCTCGATCGCTTTTCTATTTGTTTTAGACAATAGAAGCTGCAGTTCTCAAGGTGCTGAATTCTGGGCCCAGAATGGAATTCCGCATTGTACGATGCGATCAAAGGCTTGTGGTGTATATACCAGGCCTAGTTAAGAAAACCAAGGGCTGCAATGCACCTGACAAAATGCCCAGTGCCCAGGTGGAATGGCCAAGACAGATGGTATACTGGCGTTACCATGATGTCCCACCCCCAGACATCAGTTGCACCATGAGGACCATCTGATGATATGTGGTCAGCCCCAATAGCCTGGCAGTAGatggaggaagaggggaaaatgtgTGCGTAGGGTAGATAACATACTACACAATTGGCTGATCTCTCACTTTGTTGGATTACTACGGAACTGGGCCAGGGCCTACCACCCTTCCCTACATCATAAGGATGATGGAAGATGCCAGCGATCCTCCACCCAGTATCtctccagaagtagggttgccaacctcctggtactagctggatatctcctgctattacaactgatctccagctgatagagatcagttctcctgcagaaaatggctgcttgggcaattggactctatggcagtgaagcctcctctggcttcaccctgaaaacctcccgccggtggcaaagagggacctgggaaccctatccacAAGCCTTCCAGGATGTACTAAAATTTCAGGGGCTTGACCAATCCAGTTCCCATCTTCTCCTGGCTTTCAGGGGCTTTTGATATTTCCCAGCCTTCCTACGGGTTCAGTCTCATTTTTCTCCGCACCTGAGTAGCCCGTCTACCTTGCCTGCAAAGATGCTTCCATTATCCAGGGAAGGGCCAGTCGGTTTACTGTTGGGGCAGGGGTTGTATGATAGCCCTGTGGTAAGGGGAGGAATGGGTTGGGAGCCCTCTCCTCCAGTCATCCCCTGTTCTGATCCCaccctctctcctctccccaggtCTTGGGCATCGTGTTCTCCATGCTGATGTACTGCCAGGTCCGGCGGGCAGAGAAATATTACGACTGAGTTGgtctgagccccctccccacccgtcAACCCTTGGGAGGGGCGTGCAGCATAGAAGAGAAGGGCATTTCAGATCCTCTGGAGTCCCTTTCTTCCTCGCCGCCTTTTAGTCAAGCCTCAGGGCTTCTGCTAAGGCCAAATCCCCATCatttattcaaatattttaacctgggagggggggcaggtgaaaccctttttccccttttgccagcatggtgtagtgtagtggttaagagcggtgtttaggagcagcggactctaatctggagaaccgggtttgattccccactcctccacgtgagcgacggactctaatctggtgaaccgggttggtttccccactcctgcgcatgaagccagctgggtgaccttgggctagtcacagctctcttagagctctctcagccccacctacctcacagggtgtctgttgtggggaagggaaggtgattctaagccggcttgattctcccttaagtggtaaagaaagtcggcatataaaaaccaagtcgtcttcttctgctgctgcccccCCTCAACCGGGGCTCCATTTCCTTTTGTCTCAGCCTATGTGTTCTTCCCATTGTGTATTATATAGCCCCTCTTCTCCTTTCAATTCTGTTGCTTTTGTATATAATAGAACTATACTGAGTACCAATAAAACAATACAGTACTGTTCAGCTGGCTCCCTACTCTTAGCTTTTCTCTTATTAGCCTCTCCTGTCCTTGAAGATAGCTGCAAAAGGTGGTTTtatagacataagaacataagaagagccctgctggatccgaccaaggcccatcaagtccagcagtccgttcaaacagtggccaaccaggtatctctaggaagcgcacaaacaagacaactgtagcagctttatcctgcctgtgctccaaagtacctaatataataggcatgcttctctgaaactggagagaataggtatgcgtgatgactagtattccttttgactagtacctttcatgaacatgtcaactccccttttaaagtcttccaagtgggcaaccatcaccacatcctggggcaaggagttccacaatttaactatgcattgtgtgaagaaatacttccttttatctgttttctctcaccctccatcttcagcagatgaccctgcattctggtgttaagagggagaaaagcttttccctgcccactctctacATACTGTGCATAATTATAGACAtgtatcatatctccccttaaccaccttctttctaagctaaacagtacCTTTCCCTTTACACCCACATAGAAAAGTTGGAATGCGGCAGTAAAATTTTCATCTGCTCCTGTTTTACCCCACTCCTATTTTCTGAGATGAAGCCGGGGGCAGGTGCAGGAAAGTGATTTTTCTTGCTAGCTTCTGCAACCTATAGCCAGGAATGACGTTTAAAATGCAGGTTGCGTTCAAGCCATCCTTCTAAGGTAGTTTTCAATGCTGCTTCCAGAAATAAAGCAGTTTTAAAATCTGCTTCTAGAAATATGCTTGCTGAAGACCACTTTTATAACATGCAGtgtgtttaaaggtaaaggttccctgtgcaagcaccgggtcattactgacccatggggtgacgccacatcccgacgtttcttaggcagactgtttacggggtagtttgccagtgccttccccagtcatcttccctttacccccagcaagctgggtactcatttgacagacgtcggcaggatggaaggttgagtcaaccttgagctggctacctgaaaccgacttccgttgggatcgaactcaggttgggagcagagcttggactgcagtactgcagcttaccactctgcgccacggggctctattgcAGCGTGTTTAGCCTCTGGTTTAATGCTGCATCCCGAGATCAGTCACTCCCCTAACTCTGATCAGTAGAAAAGCCCCAAAGCAGGATTCTTGACCAGGATTCGACAGCTGGGTGGTTTGCAGCAAGTCTGGTTTAGTGGTTCCGTCCAAATGCAGGAATCTCACCGTAACCCGGCTTGTTTGGTTCCACCACCCTCCCAGGGTGCAGAGCTGCAAAGTATCAAAAAACTCTTGCTCCTTCTGTGCGTTGGCATACCGTAACTTCCTAGCAGCCTGTGGTCATTTCCAATTTTTTGCTATGCTAACCATGAAGGGTTCGCTGCCATTGATCTTACTGTCTGAACGCAGCCCCTCCCCGCTAAAACGTCTTCCTGGTTTCTTTTCCTGCCAATCAGACTGCATGGAACCAAGGTTGGTAAAAGTCAGTTATTTTCTTTATTGGCTGGTAggttggtgggaaggagacaaagaCATCCTCCCCCTTCCAATTCACCAATCATCTTTGGACAAAAATATAGAGGGCCAAGGCCGCTGAGGGCCCCCCGAGAATCTGATACAAAAGTACGCTGGGAAAGGAGATGGGAGGGAAAAAACAGAGGGTTGTACGCGACTCTTAGAGCCCCTTTTACATCCCCTCTGCTCGGGGCGACCTCCCACATTTGCACCGTCCTCCCCAATAGAAAAGCGACCCTGAAATACCACTTCCGGAAACCGGGAGGGGATTTACGCGTGGGAAGGGAGAGCCGGGTAACGAGGACCCCCTCCGCACTCCCTTCTCTCCCCGACAAGAGAGTCTTggctcaaaacaaaacaaaacctctaTAGACAAACCCAGCTTATGTGCAAAGGATCTTAAGACACTTGTtacagggaagggaagagagaaacTTCTGACTTTAAGTGACGCTTCAGCAGCCGGGGCTGGACTGGgccggggcagggggagaatTTGTAGTGTCGTTTTCAAAGTATGTGTCTGTAGTGTTGCCTTCTCTTGAACAGCAGGGAACTCCACTGACGGAGAGGCGCTGGACCTCTGAAATTCCAAGGAGAGTCTTTttcagggagaggggaaagggaacaAGAAACCCTCCCCTTGTCCCATCTGTAGTGTGCGATCAAAGTTATCACTTTAATTTAAAGCTTGTAAGCGCTCAGAGTAGGGCTGTATGGCTTAAGGGGAGCATCCAACCCTGTCCACcgactggggtggggaggggagagggtatTGACTGAGGGAAGgggcagaagggagggagggaaggggaccgCCAGATCTGCTAGTATTTCCGTTGGAGCTTCTGGAAGTCGCTCGTGTTGAGCCGCGGCCGAGGCAGGTCGCCGAACATCTCCGTGCCGTCCGAGACCCGCAGAACCAGAGCCCGCATGCTGGCGGCGATCTTCTCGAGGTCAGGGGACGAATGCTGCCGAGAGGAACAAAAACCAGGGTGTCGATAATTGGCTAGGAAAACTTGCAGAGTATGTAGTGTTGGCCAAACTGACGAACATTGTTAATAAAAAAGAGAAGATTTTACAAAGAACTGGAAACTGTAGTATGAATATATTGCTAAATAAATCAACTAAGTAGAAAGCTATAATCTGAGATGACAACTACATAAGGTTATGATATATGAAAGCATTTCATTATTTTCaaatctgctttttaaatttcacataagctaacttttgatatctgcaaatatatagataaatatattGTAGATCAATGCAGTCTTAACCAACCAATATTATGTTGTGTAAGCATTTAATAGTTCTATAACAGTTTAGGTTAAAAAgattattaacccattccagttattcacaaacagtaatttgtcctagagatgtattgacaGGCAGAAATATTATGTTGTGTGGTATGTATGCcttttgttgtatgttttataatatgttgaaaaaattaatgaaaaaaacaacaaccaagggTGTCGGTGACCCCTCTCTTCCACCGCCACCCCTCGAGGATATCCCACTTGCTCTCCCACTTTCTTGCTCTCAGTGGTTGCGAGCAGGGCTGCCTCTCCaaccctagactcagccgagacacaagggcgatacaataaaattattgcagaagaacgaaaatgccctttttgtccagatcaaatagactccctagcccacattgttttagcaagTCCACAAAATaacattgcatgaaataaatatatcactccctggataaaacagctaaagacactttctgagaagtggatactgcgttatctgctgtcaaatagatcagtcaattgcaggagagatgtggcaacttttctctttatagcatcaaggaaaaattaaatttcaaagaatcagagttggaagggaccatcagagtcatctagtccaacccccagcacaatgcaggaaattcacaactacctccccccaccacacccctagtgactcctactccatgcccagaagatggccaagatgtcctccctctcatcatctgcttaaggtcacagaatcaacatagCTGACAGCtatgtgaagtggttgatggataagccagtggctgttaaatctagggaaaggaaaaaattcTTAGTACAGCAAATCTGCCAAAGCGTCATCTGACTACAATCGGTTTACAGGAAGCGAGCTCTCTTTAGACTCGGAGGATGCCACCTATAACACACACAGGCATTCCATCCTCGGCGTGAGGGCAGGGGAAGGCCTCTTCTGAGATGGCAcaacaaaaaaggaggggaaacccAACCAAATACATAGAGTTTCAAAagctgagctacaaactatacccTGTAACAAAATAAtgacatttattgcaaggtgtacacgataaaactgttaaaaacacagggcctggaatgcaggctgcatataaaaatatcagttataGAAGTCTTATCCACAGTTTATATACagtcaatgtaaatgaccaatgctagacCAGACGCGGTTCTGGTCCAGCAGTGGTCATCCGCAGCTCCAACCCACCTTGCTGTTCTCCTCGTCGGAGGAGCGCATCTCTTGCCGTTGCTCCTTAAACCCCCAGATTGGCACCGAGACAGGCAAGGACTTGGCATATTGGTGGctgagggggggaggggctgtctgGCCGGGGGCCTCCTCGCTCAGACTCCCATCTGGAGAAGGACAGAAGGGAGGCACAAAACAGGGGTTAGAGGGACaactataaataaaaataatattaaaaaaaaattaagagttgttttttatatgccgactttctctaccactaacgTCTACAGAAATCTTCagagtccaaagctgtttgacgaATGGAGTGTGAGAAGCACGAATCAATATTGAGCTTGAATTTGTAAACTGCTTAGACGGTTCATTCCTTTCTCTATCATTTAAAGAAGAATCCAgccagacagccagtgtggtgtagtggttaagagcagtggtttagagcggtggagtctgatctggagaacagggtttgattccccactcctccacatgagcggtggaagctaatctggtgaactggatttgtttccctactcctacacatgaagccagctgggtgaccttgggcacattctctcagcttcacctacctcacagggtgtctgttgtggggaggtgaaggaaaggtgattgtaagccggtttgagccggtagaaaaagtcggcatataaaaaccaactcttcttcttacaatcaccttcccttctcctccccacaacagataccctgtgaggtaggcgggactgagagagctctaagagagctgagactagcccaaggtcacccagctggcttcatgtgcaagagtggggaaaccaacccggttcaccagattagacagaatcctcatgtggaggagaagggaatcaaacccggttctccagatcagagtccaccactccaaaccaccacgctggctctcagggctgGAAAGGGCTGAGGACCACTGGTCGAAGGTACAATGTGCCCAGGGAATGACCAGGGAGCCCCTGGGATGGAACAGAGATGGACAGGAGATCACTGGgaacctcaaaaaaaaaaagggtgggaCAAAAAAGAGTGCGAACTCTTCAAGGCCAGGTCTACCTCCGCTGAATGCAACGGCGGGTAGAAATAGCACCTGGAGTCCAGGTCTAACTCCACTGACTCCGCTATTAAGAGTCCTTGAACTCTTCTACTAAGGCATGGGTGTTAAACGGCCAGATCCAGCCgtttgagagttcttatccagccagccgaggcagccaccccccacccctgctcctgATCCGGGCTGGCGAGGAATGGCCCGGACCGACCAagcagccctcataacaaatgagtttgacaccgcTGGACTAGGGTATCCTCAGACAGCATCACACTCACTCCACACAGGGGAACCCCCTCCCTGAAAAGAGCCCAGCGAGTGCAGGGGTCCAGGCCATTCCCTTCTGCCCCCACTCACCATCAGTGCTCTCTGGGTCAGAGTCAAAGAAAGGTTCATATTCTTGGCTCGGGGAATCCTCATCCATCACAAACAGACCTGGAAGTAGcatttgaaaagaagaagagttgatttttatatgccgactttctctaccacttaaggacgatcaaacctgcttaccacccccttcccttcctctccccacaacagacaccttgtgaggtaggtggggctgagagagctcaaagagagctgtgactagcccaagttcacccagctggcttcatgtgtaggagtggggaaaccaacccaagtcaccagattagagtctgctgctcatgtggaggagtggggactcaaacccggttctccagattagagtccactgcttttaaccactacaacactcgGGCTCTCAATGGAACCCACATCAGATGCCTTCAGACCACTACCTTGGAAAAAGAGGGGATGTTGACTTGTGTGGAGAGAGAGGTGGCTTCGGGTCACCAGGCCGAGCAATATGCCATTGTCTCGGGCTCCTCGACCCCAGCAGCTAAATATACCTCTGCTTTTCTCAGCACGGGTTTGGCCTCAGTCGGAGTATCATGTTCAGACAGGCTAAAAATTGTTTCCTACATGTATAGGTATATACCGGGTAGGATCCGGACAGCTTTCTCACCCCGTCCCACCCAATTTCCCTCCCATAATACAACCCCATTCCACATGGGCTTTTATACATGATGATCCCACGAGCCCTGGCAAAGACTTTCTGGTGGCCAAAGAAGACTCCTCCttccccttttcaccagcagaaatctaGCTGCATTCACCCCAATGGCCGgttaaattagaagaagagttgaaaaATCCCAGACTCACTGCTTCCGAAGGGATTCTTTGCCTTTAACCAGCACATGATCCAGATTCTTTAACTGTATCCACAAACAAGCCTGTGAACTTCACTAAATCCATCCAACAAGACCAGCACATACAACGCaggtggggccatggcttagaggtagagaatctgctcgtcatgcagaaagtcccagattcatgtggagaaccaacgggttaaaattaaattagaagagtttccgtctagacattaggaagaattttctaacagttacagcagttcctcagtggaacaagcttcctcgggaggtggtcagctctccttccctggaggtatttaagcagattcaatgctgattcgatgaacttaggcagtccatgagagggagggcatcttggccatcttctgggcaatgtgtgtgtgggggggaggtagttgtgaatttcctgcattgtgcaagggattggtctagatgaccctggtggtcccttccaactctacgattctatgtttcaattcctggcatctctagttaaggaccaagtagtaggtgatgtgaaagacctccaaacccctgaagagctgctgccagtctgagtagacaatactgaccttgatggaccaacggcaGCTGCATATGCAGGTATAACCTTAAGGTCAGTAGACTTACCAGTGGTGTCGCTGGGATGGTCTCTCCCACCTGGTTGCTCCACTTCTGTCAGAGTGTTCCTGTCTCCTTCATCGTCTTCATCTTCAGGCTCCTGACCTCCAGAAGCCTGCGGCGAAGGCCCTTGGGGGGTAGGCGTCCTGTGCAAGGCAAGCTCATCTGGGGCACAGGTGGAGGGGTAGCTTCGAGAGTAGGAGCCATGGTTGGGGGGCAGGCAAGGGGCCGCGGAAGGACGGGCAGCGTAAGTGAAGGCCGTGGTCTTGTGGACCACCGCAATGTCTTCGAGGTAGCGTTGAACGGCGTCCGCCAGGGCCCCGCTGCCGTCCTGCGTGTAGCCAAAGCCGCCAGGAGGAGGGGCCTGGAAGGCCGTGAGCAGCACCACTTCATTGCCGGTCTGACGCCGGTATCCTTCCGCTGCAGCTACCAGAGCTGCCCAGCTCTCCTTGTGGTTATCGGCCATGGTGGTCATCCTACAGGAGAACGAGAAGAAAAGGGATATATGTGTTACCACCAAGGCTCCTACTTCTTCCAGGGAAAGCTGGGGATGACGGAAGGGAGGCATGAAACTGGGGCTCCGGGGGGGACTTTGGTCAAGTAGGTCAGAACGGCGTGGGTCAGAAATCAGAACTTCTGGATTCTGTCAAGGGGAAGAAGGAGTTCCTAGGCTTAGAAGAGGGAAGGAGTCAGGCATTCTGGTTCCTTGCCTCTTAGAGGACTCAGGACTCATGGGTTTGCAGAAAGGGGCAAGAGGGCTTGGAAGGGGCTAAAAGCAGAAAGTCTGTAAAGGAACCCAAGGAGCTTAGTCTTCTCAGTCTGGGCCAGCAGGTTTGGAAGGTGctacaagcagggttgccaggtccctcttcgccaccggtgggaggtttttggggtggagcctgaggagggggagggacttcaatgccacagagtccagttgccaaagcggccattttctccaggtgaattgatttctatcagctggagatcggttgtaatagcaggagacttccagcttgtatcaggaggttggcaaccgcagCAACAAGGCCTGCATCTGCTCAGAGGGGCCAGGAAGGAGCCAAGGACTCCTCCGGCTGCTCCGAAGGGCTAGCGGGTTTGGGAGGAGCTAGAAGTCCAAGGTCTACTCAAAGGAGCTAGGAAGGAGCCCAGGGGCTGGATGATCTGCTCCGAGGGGCTAGTGGGCTTGGGAGGGGCTAGAAGTCCAAGGTCtactcaaaggggctagaaaggagCCCAGGGGATGGATGATCTGCTCCGAGGGGCTAGTGGGCTTGGGAGGGGCTAGAAGTCCAAGGTCTactcaaaggggctaggaaggAGCCCAGGGGATGGATGATCTGCTCCGAGGGGCTAGTGGGCTTGGGAGGGGCTAGAAGTCCAAGGTCTACTCAAAGGAGCTAGGAAGGAACCCAGGGGATGGATGATCTGCTCC
This genomic window from Euleptes europaea isolate rEulEur1 chromosome 18, rEulEur1.hap1, whole genome shotgun sequence contains:
- the AKT1S1 gene encoding proline-rich AKT1 substrate 1 encodes the protein MTTMADNHKESWAALVAAAEGYRRQTGNEVVLLTAFQAPPPGGFGYTQDGSGALADAVQRYLEDIAVVHKTTAFTYAARPSAAPCLPPNHGSYSRSYPSTCAPDELALHRTPTPQGPSPQASGGQEPEDEDDEGDRNTLTEVEQPGGRDHPSDTTGLFVMDEDSPSQEYEPFFDSDPESTDDGSLSEEAPGQTAPPPLSHQYAKSLPVSVPIWGFKEQRQEMRSSDEENSKHSSPDLEKIAASMRALVLRVSDGTEMFGDLPRPRLNTSDFQKLQRKY